A region of Polynucleobacter sp. JS-Mosq-20-D10 DNA encodes the following proteins:
- the cutA gene encoding divalent-cation tolerance protein CutA, translated as MTPDKSTDLLIVITTFGSLEDAKKMAHQLIESRLAACLQIQEGVHSIYRWDGKICDGKEVLLSAKTIADKWIDISNFIKSHHPYNLPEVIAYAPEKYEAHYGKWVESEVK; from the coding sequence ATGACCCCTGATAAATCTACTGATTTACTAATTGTTATCACCACTTTTGGATCGCTAGAGGATGCAAAGAAAATGGCGCATCAACTAATTGAGAGTCGATTAGCTGCCTGCTTACAAATTCAAGAGGGAGTTCATTCTATCTATCGGTGGGATGGCAAGATTTGTGATGGAAAGGAAGTTCTACTGTCAGCAAAAACAATTGCAGATAAATGGATTGATATTTCTAATTTCATAAAAAGTCATCACCCTTATAATTTACCTGAGGTAATTGCGTATGCTCCTGAAAAATACGAGGCGCATTATGGCAAATGGGTGGAGTCCGAGGTAAAGTAG
- the dsbD gene encoding protein-disulfide reductase DsbD — MRFLGKFIPLIASLFVVISNAFAAPEFLPPEKAFQAEASWVTNTNDVEVEIFPAKAYYIYQESLHLKIGSEPNKLRAVKASLPAGIEKFDETFQKKMQVYKQTFLITLDKKAETGKPLYLELELQGCAEAGICYPPMTLKFLLSGPGVKARPIPEVLDGVESSKDSKNALSLMDVWRERDDVNAISRFLESTPTAYLFLAFFILGLALAFTPCVLPMLPILSSIVFGTQGKHSIAKGRASLLAAAYVLGMACVYALAGVLMAALGGSVQRALQSPIALIGFALLLLALSGSLFGLYELKMPHSWQQKVDQLAGRHKGGSFAGAFALGGISTLVASPCITAPLAGVLAFIAQTGSMSLGAGLLFVMALGMGLPLLFIAIEARILIPSTGIWMVWLQRTLGVLLVATAAWIASPLLQSGSNEAGKTMVNGQRQHQIGAASFALIDSSAQLNQFLSKAKEQKKLVLLDFYADWCISCKEMEVSTFANPEVNEELQKFVLLQADVTKNSPENQALLKRFGLFGPPGILIFDLNSEELKDQRVIGYMPPQRFVERLKKVLEN, encoded by the coding sequence ATGAGATTCCTTGGTAAATTTATTCCTCTAATTGCTTCATTATTTGTAGTTATTAGTAATGCATTTGCAGCACCGGAATTCCTTCCACCTGAAAAGGCATTTCAGGCTGAAGCGTCATGGGTAACAAATACAAATGATGTCGAGGTAGAGATTTTCCCAGCCAAGGCTTACTACATCTATCAGGAGTCGCTGCATTTAAAGATAGGCTCTGAGCCCAATAAATTAAGGGCCGTAAAGGCCTCATTACCAGCTGGCATTGAAAAGTTTGATGAGACTTTCCAAAAGAAAATGCAGGTTTATAAGCAGACATTTCTTATTACGCTAGATAAAAAAGCTGAAACAGGAAAGCCACTCTATCTAGAATTGGAATTACAGGGTTGCGCCGAGGCGGGAATTTGTTATCCACCAATGACGCTAAAATTTTTACTTTCGGGTCCCGGAGTGAAGGCACGGCCGATACCTGAAGTATTGGATGGAGTTGAGTCAAGCAAGGATTCTAAAAATGCATTGAGTTTGATGGATGTCTGGCGTGAGCGTGATGATGTTAATGCCATTAGTCGCTTTTTAGAGAGCACGCCCACAGCATATCTATTCTTGGCCTTCTTCATACTGGGCTTGGCTTTAGCTTTTACACCTTGCGTACTTCCCATGTTGCCTATTTTGTCGAGCATCGTGTTTGGAACGCAGGGTAAGCATTCCATTGCAAAGGGTCGTGCAAGCCTCTTAGCAGCGGCCTATGTGCTTGGAATGGCTTGCGTCTACGCATTAGCGGGGGTCTTGATGGCTGCGCTAGGCGGTAGCGTTCAAAGAGCCCTACAAAGCCCCATAGCGCTGATTGGGTTTGCATTGCTGCTGCTAGCCTTATCAGGGAGTCTATTCGGACTGTACGAGCTCAAAATGCCCCACTCATGGCAGCAAAAGGTGGATCAATTAGCGGGGCGTCACAAGGGTGGTAGTTTTGCGGGCGCCTTTGCTTTAGGTGGAATTTCTACATTAGTTGCCAGCCCTTGTATTACCGCTCCCTTAGCTGGAGTGCTCGCTTTTATTGCTCAAACAGGTTCAATGAGTTTGGGGGCAGGACTACTTTTTGTAATGGCTCTAGGTATGGGGTTGCCACTCCTCTTTATTGCCATTGAGGCTCGCATCTTAATCCCATCCACTGGCATTTGGATGGTCTGGCTACAAAGAACATTAGGTGTTTTGTTGGTAGCAACCGCAGCCTGGATTGCATCCCCGCTGTTGCAAAGTGGTAGTAACGAGGCGGGCAAGACGATGGTCAATGGTCAGCGCCAACATCAGATTGGGGCAGCTAGTTTTGCCCTGATTGACTCAAGTGCGCAGTTAAACCAATTTTTATCCAAAGCAAAAGAACAAAAGAAACTAGTACTCTTAGATTTTTATGCAGACTGGTGCATCTCTTGTAAGGAGATGGAGGTCAGCACGTTTGCTAATCCTGAAGTGAATGAAGAGTTACAGAAATTTGTTTTACTGCAGGCCGACGTAACAAAAAACAGTCCTGAGAATCAGGCTTTATTGAAACGCTTTGGATTATTCGGGCCACCAGGAATTTTGATTTTTGATCTCAACTCAGAAGAATTAAAAGATCAACGAGTAATTGGCTATATGCCACCACAACGTTTTGTTGAGCGCTTGAAAAAAGTACTGGAAAATTAA
- the rplQ gene encoding 50S ribosomal protein L17 produces the protein MRHGNGLRKLNRTSSHRLAMLRNMSNSLLEHEVIKTTLPKAKELRMVVEPLITLGKKDNLANRRLAFNRTRDRDIVTKLFTELGPRYATRPGGYLRILKFGFRHGDNAPMALVELVDRPEVEETAVAEVA, from the coding sequence ATGCGTCACGGAAACGGCTTACGCAAACTAAATAGAACATCATCACATCGCTTGGCGATGCTGCGCAACATGTCCAATTCTCTTTTGGAGCACGAAGTGATTAAAACCACTTTGCCAAAAGCAAAAGAATTGCGCATGGTGGTTGAGCCTTTGATTACCTTGGGTAAAAAAGATAACTTAGCAAACCGTCGCTTAGCATTCAATCGCACACGCGATCGCGATATCGTGACTAAACTCTTCACAGAGCTCGGACCACGTTACGCAACTCGTCCAGGTGGCTATCTTCGTATTTTGAAGTTTGGCTTCCGTCATGGTGACAATGCACCTATGGCTCTGGTTGAATTGGTAGATCGTCCGGAAGTTGAAGAAACAGCAGTCGCTGAAGTGGCTTAA